From Flavobacterium alkalisoli, the proteins below share one genomic window:
- a CDS encoding SprT-like domain-containing protein produces the protein MKHIIDPYLPEHAVDSVFEMIKHYGVHLKIVNERVTRHGDYRRDANGYHQITVNSSLNKYRFLITLVHEIAHLAAFEKFGRNIKPHGEEWKATFQRLMVPYIRPEIFPPQLLPLLARHFRNPKASSDTDATLSIALKQFDEKSDKNYIFEIPYGSHFRIYNGKIFRKGAQRVKRFECMEVSTGRVYLFNPNAEVELLPH, from the coding sequence GTGAAGCATATTATTGACCCTTATTTGCCGGAACATGCTGTTGATAGTGTTTTTGAAATGATAAAACATTATGGGGTTCATCTTAAGATTGTAAACGAAAGGGTTACCCGTCATGGTGATTACAGGAGAGATGCCAATGGATATCATCAGATAACGGTAAACTCAAGCCTTAACAAATACAGGTTCCTTATAACGCTGGTGCATGAAATTGCCCATTTGGCGGCTTTTGAAAAGTTTGGCAGAAACATAAAACCTCATGGTGAGGAATGGAAGGCTACATTTCAGCGACTGATGGTTCCTTATATACGTCCTGAAATATTTCCGCCGCAGTTATTGCCGCTTCTTGCAAGGCATTTCAGAAACCCGAAAGCAAGTAGCGATACTGATGCAACGCTCTCAATTGCGTTGAAGCAATTTGATGAGAAGTCAGATAAAAATTATATTTTTGAAATTCCTTACGGTAGTCATTTCCGCATATACAACGGTAAGATTTTCAGGAAAGGGGCACAAAGGGTTAAGCGTTTTGAATGTATGGAGGTTAGCACCGGAAGGGTATATCTCTTTAATCCAAATGCCGAAGTGGAATTGCTGCCTCATTAA
- a CDS encoding mannose-1-phosphate guanylyltransferase, giving the protein MNKNYYAVLMAGGVGSRFWPVSTVQFPKQFHDMLGTGETLIQKTFSRLSKLIPKENILVLTNDIYNDLVLEQLPDLCQDQVVLEPAMRNTAPCILYATLKIKKLNPDAVMVVAPSDHWIEDENAFLDNLQKAFDCALKQEVLMTLGIQPTFPNTGYGYIEFNKQDTNLIKKVSQFREKPDYATAKTFLSSGNFLWNAGIFIWTVEAVLNAFRKFQPQMYQLFKEGYNHYNNPEEKEFIEENYTKADNISIDYALMENAENVYVLPASFDWNDLGTWGSLHEKLGKDENNNAVVNARVFLENATNNIIRTDNDKTVVIDGLDNYIVVDRDDILLIYPKEKEQEIKKITAIVTKNK; this is encoded by the coding sequence ATGAACAAAAATTATTATGCTGTTTTAATGGCGGGGGGTGTAGGTTCTCGTTTTTGGCCTGTTAGTACTGTACAGTTTCCTAAGCAGTTTCATGATATGCTGGGTACTGGGGAAACACTTATACAAAAAACTTTCAGCAGGCTTTCAAAATTAATCCCTAAAGAAAACATACTTGTACTTACAAACGATATATACAATGATCTTGTTTTAGAGCAGTTGCCCGATCTTTGTCAGGATCAGGTAGTGCTTGAGCCGGCCATGAGAAATACGGCTCCGTGTATTTTGTATGCTACCTTAAAAATAAAAAAACTTAATCCCGATGCCGTTATGGTGGTGGCGCCAAGCGACCACTGGATTGAGGATGAAAATGCTTTTTTGGATAACCTTCAAAAAGCTTTTGATTGTGCCCTTAAACAGGAGGTTTTAATGACTTTGGGTATTCAGCCTACTTTCCCTAATACAGGATATGGTTACATAGAATTTAATAAACAGGATACTAATCTTATTAAAAAGGTTTCTCAGTTTAGGGAAAAGCCGGACTATGCAACTGCAAAAACGTTTTTAAGCAGCGGTAACTTTTTATGGAACGCCGGTATTTTTATCTGGACGGTAGAGGCAGTTTTAAATGCGTTTAGAAAGTTTCAGCCTCAAATGTACCAGTTGTTTAAAGAGGGTTACAATCATTATAATAATCCTGAAGAGAAAGAGTTTATTGAAGAGAATTATACCAAGGCAGATAATATTTCCATTGACTATGCATTAATGGAAAATGCCGAAAACGTATATGTGCTTCCTGCTTCTTTCGACTGGAATGATTTAGGTACCTGGGGCTCACTACATGAAAAACTGGGAAAGGATGAAAATAATAATGCAGTTGTAAATGCAAGGGTTTTTCTTGAAAATGCTACAAATAATATTATCCGTACAGATAATGATAAAACAGTTGTTATAGATGGTCTTGATAATTACATTGTTGTAGACAGGGATGATATACTGCTTATCTATCCAAAAGAAAAAGAGCAGGAAATTAAAAAAATCACTGCTATTGTTACTAAGAATAAATAG